One genomic segment of Mytilus trossulus isolate FHL-02 chromosome 4, PNRI_Mtr1.1.1.hap1, whole genome shotgun sequence includes these proteins:
- the LOC134715312 gene encoding putative uncharacterized protein DDB_G0286901, which translates to MIMVPRVSVLLALFFVCKVNAQRSVKKFSSSRKSNASASKSTVSEVVSSEPVIQNSDFGLASASNKLFPSQMQSNSFRDIVDLTHNRNRNAGLDRQNNQLQTLLDLNDITAMETSIKDPTVPNLFSHTSDLQSLGGENSRSTTKTETKVTKTSTVQRIEPQPIPQPSTNSMPMIIPFNVNGNSDRVPNNPNSPEAVWIETQNSIIDTRKSPALDQNSINLSPNQEIHRGLPNANTEPETPQNREAELLNNFLQPLIPRGNPPPERITPGSFGLSLRNRNMAQLVSGLATRPQPRRPRQIAMGREPDKRIRGIIVSQSNINPEQRQANSINKSNLEKKASQNQKPEKQITSGLGKIKNLFDTNSVQDFGLLSRSVKDGLSTGETQSLDGSTAPSWVQTNSQEIGLSQSESGVPIPSSRQETRSFTDNPGNSRLDPTVNNEFNEFPLFPGIPGSTTDFGNQNEIGGFDDPNQQIITGVEALNNQNMGSMRSNVNDQSGNVIGDKEIEELINRVVSSVDPNPFPGVPVQPQDQTQNGETGLAGESNSGPLNTPFENGMLMENPFESGPPSQRMVPSAPVLSNNGRPSSLDNTQTQNNANPSARVSGTNVPNRPRSPAQRGRIGPSNNGLVPRPRQALPNRRPTGFTRPANRGQVRGSTTNNQPVVRNMRNPGNRNFGRINQNRGLNNIVNPRPQISQGPTRMPNNGARPMPLNNFQNSNTRQNLPSNSQGQTTSRLINAINNAFRNNRGPSSNTAQRNNVVQPTNSLPQNRNRFGQEPSNVVEENRLLPNLPTSPIEARRAIRRIQQARTLQEIQQSQQTTQQNEVTDLSGPVGQIASRALNQNNEANLLRPWPPVNQQIRSNSLQENLSRNQNSSSAFRNSNVINRLLQSIDLPKNLPVGQIGSYMILPLGTTNNMTLPRSAGNGRRSPQLSAISSQLASVLNQIVSQNSNVRRLQRNPSNVRVPTRQSATQRRIIPNQQRRTNQLTNRPQARTQTGLNSETLRALQTILGLFQTRLSLTQAQRQRLQTDLQNIVLNRMRPTAGQPSQQRRPVLPTNMVRQIGPQANGQNFRTSNSQAQTRPQTNGLPRTNNQQPPVANNRRRTNVF; encoded by the exons atg atAATGGTGCCTAGGGTTTCCGTTTTGTTAGCCTTATTTTTCGTTTGTAAAGTTAAtg CTCAGCGTTCTGTCAAAAAGTTTAGTAGCAGCAGAAAGTCGAATGCTTCAGCTTCTAAATCCACAGTATCAGAAGTTGTCAGTAGTGAACCAGTGATTCAGAATTCTGACTTTGGTTTAGCGAGTGCTTCTAATAAACTATTCCCATCACAAATGCAGAGCAATTCTTTTAGGGACATTGTAGATTTGACACACAACCGAAACAGAAACGCTGGATTAGATCGTCAAAACAATCAACTACAAACTCTTCTGGATTTAAATGACATTACAGCTATGGAAACATCTATTAAGGATCCGACCGTCCCAAATCTGTTTTCTCATACGTCAGATTTACAGTCGCTCGGAGGTGAAAATTCACGAAGCACAAcgaaaacagaaacaaaagtaacaaagaCTTCTACTGTGCAAAGGATAGAGCCTCAACCCATTCCGCAGCCTTCTACAAATTCTATGCCAATGATTATTCCATTCAATGTAAACGGAAATTCTGACAGAGTTCCAAATAATCCAAACAGCCCCGAAGCAGTCTGGATAGAAACGCAAAATTCTATTATAGACACAAGGAAAAGTCCAGCATTGGATCAAAATTCTATAAATTTGTCGCCTAATCAGGAAATACATAGAGGATTACCTAACGCCAATACGGAACCAGAAACTCCTCAAAATAGAGAAGCTGAGTTGTTAAATAACTTTCTGCAACCTTTAATCCCACGTGGTAATCCTCCTCCAGAAAGAATTACTCCTGGTTCATTCGGATTATCACTCCGAAACAGAAACATGGCCCAACTGGTCAGTGGTTTGGCGACGAGACCACAGCCACGAAGGCCGAGACAGATTGCTATGGGAAGAGAACCTGATAAACGAATCAGGGGAATAATTGTAAGTCAATCAAATATTAATCCAGAGCAAAGACAAGCAAACAGcataaacaaaagtaatttgGAAAAGAAAGCATCACAAAACCAGAAAcccgaaaaacaaataacaagtgGATtaggaaaaatcaaaaatttgttcGATACAAATAGTGTGCAGGATTTTGGATTGTTAAGTCGGTCAGTTAAAGACGGACTAAGTACCGGAGAAACACAGAGTTTGGATGGATCAACTGCTCCTTCCTGGGTTCAAACAAATAGTCAGGAAATAGGACTTTCACAATCGGAATCAGGTGTTCCCATACCAAGTTCAAGACAAGAAACAAGATCTTTTACAGATAATCCAGGAAATTCTCGTCTCGACCCAACTGTAAATAACGAATTCAATGAATTTCCACTTTTTCCTGGTATTCCAGGCAGCACAACAGATTTTGGTAATCAAAATGAGATTGGTGGATTTGATGACCCCAACCAACAGATAATAACAGGAGTCGAAGCATTAAACAATCAAAACATGGGTTCAATGCGAAGCAATGTTAACGATCAAAGTGGAAATGTTATTGGTGACAAAGAAATAGAAGAATTGATCAATCGTGTAGTTTCTAGTGTCGATCCAAATCCTTTTCCGGGTGTTCCAGTACAACCACAAGATCAAACACAGAATGGCGAAACAGGATTAGCAGGAGAGTCAAATTCAGGACCACTGAATACTCCATTCGAAAATGGCATGTTGATGGAAAACCCGTTTGAAAGCGGTCCTCCGAGTCAAAGAATGGTCCCAAGTGCACCAGTTTTAAGTAATAATGGACGCCCATCCTCCCTAGACAACACCCAAACACAGAATAATGCAAACCCGTCTGCTCGAGTGTCTGGTACAAATGTTCCAAATCGACCAAGAAGCCCCGCTCAGCGAGGTCGTATAGGACCAAGTAATAATGGTTTAGTACCAAGACCAAGACAAGCGTTACCTAATAGAAGACCTACAGGATTTACCAGACCTgcaaatagaggtcaagttagAGGTTCAACAACAAATAATCAACCTGTGGTTAGAAACATGCGCAACCCTGGTAACCGAAATTTTGGTCGTATAAATCAGAATCGGGGATTGAATAATATTGTAAATCCTAGACCGCAAATTTCTCAAGGTCCGACTAGGATGCCAAATAATGGAGCTCGACCTATGCCTTTGAATAATTTTCAGAATAGTAATACTCGTCAAAACTTACCTAGCAATTCACAAGGTCAAACTACTTCTCGTCTCATAAATGCAATAAACAATGCATTTCGTAACAATAGGGGGCCGTCATCCAATACAGCTCAACGAAACAACGTAGTTCAGCCAACTAATTCACTACCACAAAACAGAAATAGATTCGGTCAGGAACCTTCAAATGTGGTTGAGGAAAATAGACTGTTGCCTAATCTCCCAACTTCACCAATTGAAGCTAGAAGAGCTATACGTAGGATACAACAAGCTCGCACACTGCAAGAAATTCAACAAAGTCAGCAGACGACACAACAGAATGAGGTAACAGACCTTTCCGGACCAGTAGGTCAAATTGCATCCAGGGCTTTAAACCAAAACAACGAAGCAAATCTTTTAAGACCATGGCCTCCGGTAAATCAACAAATTAGATCAAATTCTTTGCAGGAAAATCTGTCACGGAATCAAAATTCAAGTAGTGCTTTTCGAAATTCAAATGTAATAAATCGTCTATTGCAATCAATTGATTTGCCAAAGAATTTACCAGTGGGACAAATAGGTTCGTATATGATACTTCCTTTGGGGACAACGAATAATATGACTTTACCTAGAAGTGCCGGCAATGGTAGAAGGTCACCTCAATTATCTGCAATAAGTTCTCAGCTAGCTTCAGTGTTAAATCAAATAGTCTCTCAAAACAGTAATGTGCGTAGGTTGCAACGAAACCCGTCAAATGTACGAGTTCCTACACGTCAATCAGCCACTCAAAGGCGAATTATTCCAAACCAACAACGGCGGACTAATCAATTGACAAATCGTCCTCAAGCAAGGACACAGACTGGTCTAAACAGTGAAACATTAAGAGCTTTGCAAACAATCTTAGGACTCTTCCAAACAAGACTATCGTTAACACAAGCCCAACGACAACGTCTTCAAACTGATTTACAGAATATTGTACTTAATCGAATGCGTCCAACAGCTGGTCAACCCTCACAACAACGTCGTCCAGTGTTACCAACAAATATGGTTCGACAAATAGGACCACAAGCAAATGGTCAAAACTTTAGAACAAGTAATTCTCAGGCGCAAACTAGACCACAAACAAATGGTTTACCAAGAACAAATAACCAGCAACCACCAGTTGCAAACAATCGGCGACggacaaatgtattttaa